In the Victivallis sp. Marseille-Q1083 genome, one interval contains:
- the mazG gene encoding nucleoside triphosphate pyrophosphohydrolase — protein sequence MNYPPTAESLQQILEKLRAPDGCPWDREQTAESLKHYLVEECAELLDAIDEGDPQHICEELGDVQMNLIFQAVVAAEQHQFTYRDVMAAIIAKMLRRHPHVFGAVKVNSADDVAEIWAKVKAQEKGGAADRRPVSVMDDIPRQLSALITAEKLQKKAAKCGFDWSDTAGIVDKLDEELAELKEAIRSGDEAHIDEELGDLMFVAVNLARFRRRNAEDIMRQANAKFKRRFQFIEAKLQERQLAFDQVSIDQMECWWQEAKKLE from the coding sequence ATGAACTATCCGCCGACTGCCGAATCGTTACAGCAAATCCTCGAAAAGCTCCGGGCCCCGGACGGCTGCCCGTGGGATCGGGAACAGACCGCCGAATCGCTGAAGCATTATCTGGTCGAAGAATGTGCCGAACTGCTCGACGCGATCGACGAAGGCGATCCGCAGCACATCTGCGAGGAGCTCGGCGACGTTCAGATGAACCTGATCTTTCAGGCAGTCGTCGCGGCCGAACAGCACCAGTTCACCTACCGGGACGTGATGGCGGCGATCATCGCCAAAATGCTGCGCCGCCACCCGCACGTTTTCGGTGCAGTCAAGGTGAATTCCGCCGACGACGTCGCCGAAATCTGGGCGAAAGTGAAAGCGCAGGAAAAAGGCGGAGCGGCCGACCGACGCCCCGTCTCCGTCATGGACGATATTCCGCGGCAACTATCTGCCCTGATTACCGCGGAAAAGCTGCAGAAAAAGGCGGCGAAATGCGGCTTCGACTGGAGCGACACCGCCGGCATCGTCGACAAGCTGGACGAGGAGCTCGCCGAATTGAAGGAAGCCATCCGCAGCGGCGACGAAGCGCACATCGACGAAGAGCTCGGCGACCTGATGTTCGTAGCGGTCAACCTGGCCCGGTTCCGCCGGCGCAACGCCGAAGACATCATGCGGCAGGCCAATGCCAAATTCAAACGGCGTTTCCAGTTCATCGAAGCCAAATTACAGGAACGGCAACTGGCTTTCGATCAGGTTTCGATCGACCAGATGGAATGCTGGTGGCAGGAAGCCAAAAAACTGGAATAG